CTGCTTTGAGGCCCTGCCAGGGCAGGGAGCCCAGGTTGAAGTACATGAGCACATAGCCCAGGCTCTCCAGGTCATCTCGACGACTTTGCTCTGCACAGGTCAGGAGGTCAAGGGGCCAGTCAGACTGCACTTATCACCATGtgcctgccctcccctctcctcagtgCCCGATGGCTCCCGGACACCCTGTTACAACTGCTACCcatcctcgtcctcctcctccagacCGCCTGAGGCAGAGCTTTCTTATGTCTGTTCCAACCAGTTTTTCCAGCCCAGGTGCTATTTCACTCAACAACTGTGTGTGGGCACCCACCACCCCCTGGCCCAGCTTTTCTTGTGCTTAGGGCTCACAGGACGGCGTGAGACAGGGCTGGACTTCATTAAGCTGCACGCCCTTAAACAGCCATGTTAGACCTCTGAGCTTGCATCTACAAGTGGGGAAATACTGCCACCCACTCAAGCAGACTGCggtaaacaaaacacacagctcTGCTTATAAAAGGGTCCATATGGTACATGTCCAGGCCTGGGCCAGATAGAGTGGGGATCATCTCAGTGAGGCTCTCCAGAAAAATTGCTGGGGTATCCACCCAGGGAGGGACATAGGCCCATCCTGGCCAGTAGTCACAGCGTGTTTGCTCAGGCCCAACTTACTCACCAATGCCCAGGTGGGTGTTGATGGAGGCATAACGGGCAGTGCCAGTCAGATTCTTGTTTTCCCGGTAGGGGATATGCTGGTGGGTTCGGGCATCACGGTATTTCTTGGCCAGGCCAAAGTCAatgatgtagaccaggttgcctttCTTCCCCAGGCCCATGAGGAAGTTGTCGGGTTTCACATCCCGGTGGATGAAGTTCTTGGAGTGGATGTACTCGATGCGGCTGATCTGAGGAGGGAGCGAGGAGACAGCAAGTCACTCAACACAGAGATGACAAATGTACATGTGGCTCCTGCCCTGGCCGGGGAGAAAGGCCTAAAAGTGGCCAGACTTCCATGAGCAATGAGGACAGACTTCGAAGGAGTTCACAAAACATGAGAGACAGAATGCGCAAAGGGCAGGATCACCATCAAGAGGTAGGCACAAAGGCAGCCGGGTCGACCTGCACAGGATGCAGGCCACCAGAGACAGAGTCAACCAGACGCGGAGCAGAGCAAGAGAGATGGGGCACAAGGCGTTTCCTCGTTATCACTCGGCTTCCAAACACCACCAAAAGCGAGGTagacacacagcacactctcctttatgagatatgtgtgtgtgtgtatgtatgtgtgtatgtatatatatatataaaaatatttttttaattagtgagtGATCGCCACCCACTCAAggagtgaaaccctgtctgagacaagagaatttttaaagttcaaattaACAAGGCACGCATATGAAGTATCTTCTGGCAGGTTATGCTGACGACGCAGGCCTCATGTCTCAGCGTGGCTGGTGCCTCAAGGAGACTTTTGGGTTTCACCCCGTGAGAACTTGACCCGTTCTCCTCTGTGTGCATACGTGCGTGTTAAAAACGCACGGCAGCTGCAGACCAAGACCTAACGCCTGCAGCAAGATCTACATCTTCCATGGCAGGTACAGATTTCTAagacttattattatttatttgtgtttgcgTCTGCCTGTGGACGTGGATGCCAAGACAAGTGCGTGGAGTTAGACAGCACTCTGCATAGGTCAGTTCCGTCCTTGTGGGtaccaaggatcaaactcaggcttggcaacaagcggCTGCATCACTCAGACATCTTGCCGGCCCCGGGCATCATGCAGTTATTTGCATACGTGTGCACaggtttgcatgtatgtgtaagctttggtgatttttttttttttaaatcatactgCGGATTGAAGGCAGGGAGGGCCTCCTGAGAATCACAAAAGCAACATTCCCAGCTCTGGTTTTTATCTTTGAGGCAAGAGTCTTACTAAGTATCACAGGCTGTCTCCAAACCCCTGGCAAACCTCCAGCCTCAACCTCATGAGCACTGAGATTATTGACATGAGCTACTACGACCTAGTTCTGACTTTGGATgttcactgttgttgttttttaaaaacgaaccaagccaaaaaaaaaatcattaaaaaggtTTTATGCTGAGATACCAacagtctccagcacccacatcggttAGTTCACAACTGcttctaactccagctcaggATCTGACTGATACCTCTGGCCTCAGCAAGCACCAGCATAGACAcacccatgtctgtctgtctgtctgtctgtctgtctgtctgtctctctctctctctctctctctcacacacacacacacacacacacagacacacacacacacacgtaactaaaaattttttttgcttttcttttttgttttgttttgttttcaagacagggtttctctgtgtagccttggctgtcctggactcgctttgtagaccaggctggcctcaaactcatagcgatccacctgcctctacctccaaagtgctgggattaaaagtgtgtgtcaccaccgcccagcttttctttgtttgcttgcttgcttgctttctctctctctctctttttttttttttggctttttgagacagggtttctctgtgtagccctgactgtcctagactccctctgtagaccaggctggcctcgaactcacagagatccacctgcctctgcctcccaagtcctgggattacaggcacgcactaCCTGgccttttttggcttttcaagacagggtttatgtgtgtggccctgggtgCCCTGGAAGGGTGAgctcaaaatcagagatccacctgcctctgcttcccaagtgctgggattaaaggtgtgcatcaccgcCTGGCTACAAAAAATTTTAACACAAATTTAGGCAAGGTCCTACCAGAAATAGGGATGCTCAGAGAAGAGGTTGTACCAGCtagttttgtcagcttgacacaagttagtcatttgagaggagagagcctccattgagaaaatgcttccataagattgggctgtaggcaagcccgtaggacattttcttacttagtaattgatgtgggaaagcccaacccattgtaggtggtgctatccctgggttggaggtcctgggttctgtaagagagcaggctgagcaagccatgaggagcaatccggcaggcagcacccctccatagctTTTGCATCAGCGctgcctccaggtctctgccCTGTTTTGAGATCTCACCATGGCTTTCCCCAATGGACTGGGACTCAGGATATGTAAGACAAactaaccctttcctccccagtttgctgttggtcacggtgtttcaccACAGCCACAGTATCCCTAACCTAAGATAAGGGTGGACATACCAAAGAGTGGGCTTGAACTCCTAGAGGGTGTGCGGCCTGGTTTCACCTTTCAGAGAGAGCTTTCCCTATCAAGAGCCATAGGACCTGAcactggccctggccctggcccaggCACTGCGCAGCATGCTAAATCAATCTCCATGATGCAAACCAGGTGGCTGACGCTCAGGCGACTTAGTATTCCCTTCAGACCAGGCACTGAGATAGAGCTTGGCAATACCCAGGACAGCAGCCACAGGCCTGGCAGGAGGGTCACTCAGCAGGTATGGCCATTTAAACGGGCAGGTCTTTCAAAGGCACACAGACTTTAAACACTTGGTTTCTAATTGGTGACACTGTTTAGAGaggttgtgggggggggcagcattACTGGAAAAAGACcacggggggggtgggggtgggggagggtgtgaaTAAACTTCCAGTTTACTCTATGCTCCATGCTCGTGATTTGGCGTGATCTCTCTGCTCCTGCCATCATACCTTCCCTGCTGTTAATGGGCTTCCTCTCTGGACCCTTAAGGCAAAAACCAATTCTTTCTTCCATACGTTGCTTTGGCTACATGTTTAATCAACAGTAAGAGAAAAGCACTCAATGCAGCTGGTTTGGAATTGAGCCTGGAATCTCCATGTCACAGCAGTACCCTCTGGGTTCCACCATGCGCAGCCAGTGTCCCCGGCTCCTGAACAGGTCCAACCTCTGGAGGTGACACGCAGGGTTGGTATACAGAGCCAAGTGACGGAGTGGTTGACAGAGCAGTGGCTCACACAGAGGGAACGTCACCCGGACAACGGCAAGGGTGGGGACTCACCATCTGGTCGGCCAGCAACAGCACCGTCTTGAGGCTGAACTTTCGGGAACAGAAGTTGAAGAGGTCCTCCAGACTGGGCCCCAGCAGCTCCATGACCATCACATTGTAGTCACCCTCGGCCCCGCACCATTTGATGGACGGGATGCCCACTGGGCCCACGGAAAGGAGAGTTGGTCAGGGGTTAGCACTCCCCACCCACATCCTCAGTActgtcttcttcctgctctcaaccaggaccaccagcctccCCTAACCCCCACCAGGACCATCAGCCTTCCCTAACCCCCACCAGGACCATCAGCCTTCCCTAACCCCCACCAGGACCATCAGCCTTCCCTAACCCCCACCAGGACCATCAGCCTTCCCTAACCCCCAACCAGGACCACTAGCCTCCCGTACCCCCACCAGGACCCCCagcctcccctacccccaccaggACCACTagcctcccctacccccaccaggACCCTCAGCCTCCCATACCCCCACCAGGACCATCagcctcccctacccccaccaggACCCCCAGCCTCCcatacccccaccccatccctttccttctccacctccctctgtctcccagccCTGGTCCAGCCTCACCTCCTCCTTGCATCATCTTGTAGAACTTGCTCTCAATGTGCAGCTGCGGGTGCTTCGTCTTCACACATTCGAGCTTGATGGCTACTTCTTCGCCAGAGGCAATGTTGGCACCTGCCAGtgtcagaggaggcagaggaccagggtcaGTCTCAGGGGACTACGTGGTTCCCCCCACCTACTCAGCACTAGAGGTTGCTGGAACTCAGGCCTGAGGCTGTCTGGGCATCAGTAGGCTCTCCatgaggccggggggggggggggagccagggGTGGCTGTTCACAGAAAaaaccagggtgtgtgtgtggggtgggggtaccACTGGGAACTCCAGAGGCTTTCTTTCTGAGTGGTGTATGTGAAGgagatggaagggaaggagacgACACACCCTAAGCTGCTTAGAGGCCACAGGTCAGGTGCACCCAGACAGACTGACACCTGTCGGGGTTGGGGAATGGACGGTGACTCACAAAAGGCTTTGCAGATCACTAGGGAACAGAACTTAACCCTAGAGATTGGCAGGTCAGTGGGTGTGTTGGGTCTCAAGGGTCCCAGAGAAGAGGAGGGTCTGGGAGCCCAGGGAGGACTGGAGAAGCCAGGGATGCCCGGGAGCCCAGGGAGGACTGGAGAAACCAGGGATGCCCCATAACTCTGAACAAAGGGTAGTTCAGTAAGGAACGGACCAATTCCTCACTCTGCAGCAAAGGCAGGCCCAAATTCGACCCTAGAACCTTCTCTTTAGGTTCTCCACCCCATTATATATAGATGGGAAGACAGTGAACCCAGCTCTCCTGGCTTCTGAGGCCAGGCGTGAGGGGGCCTGTCTGCATCACTGCTCCAGCCCGCCCCCTTTCCTGGTTTCTCACAGCTGGAAGCACGATGCATTACTTAGGAAATTACACACTCCAAGGCCTAGCTCTCAGCCTGGGGCTGTGCCTCAAGGGGTCACGAGGCAAAATGGACGTGgtgcggtggctcacacctgtaaccccaactctgaggaggctgaagcaagaggatgagccaagttcaaagtcagctagGTTTACAcatgagccagcctgggctacataatgattactagcctgggctatggagtaAGACCCTGtttggaagggagggaaggagggagaggatgggTCAGAAGTGGATTCTTATAGAAGTTGGGAGAACTGTAGTTACTAGGGGCTGTGTGGAGGAGAAGACCTCctgtgtggaggtggaggaggagagggttgaGAGGCAagccagaggctggaagcaggTTTGCAGCTGCAGCGGGCTGGGAGCTAGAGGCAGCAGCTACTCATAGGAATAACGGAAGTTTGAGACTTAGCTGGGGACAGCACAGCAGTAAGAGCCACACAACTGCACACTGGCTgagttctcactatgtaacccaggttggcccaGAACTTGTGACCATTCTGCCTCAGGTGGAGATTACTGACCTCTAGCCATACACCAcggcacacatgtgcccacacacatacacacagaagaaatCAAGACGTGAcagcaaacaaaaaggaaatcaaacaCTTATATTAAAGTGTTgttaaagggagagagaagggggtgttCCTCAaggagatggcaagatgactcaggaggtaaaggtgaTGGCTggcaagcctcatgacctgagttcaatccccagaacctacacagaaggaaggaagtacTTCAAAAAGCTGTCCTCTAATCTccatgcacacaagcatacaaatacacaaataaagataaaggggtgggggggggaatgtcAAAGGTTCCCCCTCcttcaaaaatattcaaaaccCCTTCACACTGGCCAAAGCACCAGAAATAAGgttgaaagaaaaacacacaattCTTATCACAGGCAAACAGCTAACGGACAGGAAAGACTTCAGGGGAAACGAGATGGAGGACGTGAACTGACAAGTGCCCACAGGGGAGAGTGCAGCCACAAGGACAGACTTGTGAAGCCGGCTTCACCTAGCACAGCCACAACAGCTGGCTACATTAGGAAGTTGACCAccattctttactttttttttaagattttaatttttgccaggtgtggtggagcacaccttcaaccccagcactctggaggcagaggtaggtggatctctgggagttcaatgccaacctgatctacatagcaagttctaggccagccagggctacataaaatgACCTCCCCATCACCTAGacccccctacatatatgtagcagatgtgcagtcatgtgagtcccctaacaatgggagtaggggctctctctgacgctgctgcctgcctctggatccctttcccctagctagaCTGCTTTGTCcagccccagtgggagaggatgcgcttagtcctgctgtgacttgagatgcctgGGTGGGTTTGATGCCCCTTGGGGGCCTCTCCTTCtataagaagaaagagagggggaaatggggaAAGGGGGGGCATGAAGGcgggactggaaagagaggagggaagggactagGATAAGactgtaaagagaataaataaataaacaaataaataggaaaaagagcTTGTCTCCCCTGCaaaaaattgtgtttgtgtgtgtgtgtgtgtgtctgtgtgtgtgtgtgtgtagggaagcaACATATGGATTTgaatacccacagaggccagagcatTGCATTGGATTTCCCTGAAGTCgaagtcacagacagctgtgagccatctactgtaggtgctgggaaccaagagccaaactcaggtcctctgcaagagcagtttgAACtcctacttttcctttctttctctctcttcctttctttctctttgctgttactgtttttctgtttccagacaggtttctctgtgtagccctggctatcctggaacttgctctatagaccaggctggcctcagactcagatacctaactgctgggattaaaggtgtgcaccaccactgcccaataccttacctttccttttctttctttctttctttctttcttggactcactttgtacaccaggctggcctcgaactcacagcaatccacctgcctctgcctcctgagtgctgggactaaaggcatgccccaccaccgcccggctccagcaccttttctttttgaaggcaggGTCTCGCTATGCAGCCTGCCTGACCTGGTACTCAGAGAGtcatctgcctccgcctccccatcTGGTGTGTACacaactgcagagccatctccccagcccagtttACCAGCATCCTTGTATGGTGCAAGAGCCTGGCTGAGGCTGTCCACTATAGAGTGTTTGCACTAAGTAAAAGCTTGAAAGCCACCCACATGTTCATCTTTCAGGACCGGCTAAATAAAGAATAGCCGATCCCTAACAGAGCACAacggggagagaaggaggaagctcGCTCTGTGTAACAGTGGAAGGTCTCCAAGATACAGGAAGCGAAAACGCGAAGCACAGATCACGTATTCCCTGCTCTCTCAGACAGGGAAGCTTCTGTGCTGGGTGGTAGTCACATGACGAGAAACAAGAATGGCTGCCTGGGGAGGCGCTTCACGGATGCCTTAGCATGCGTCGCTTTTGTTGAAATGTAATATGTAAACTATGAGATACGGTCATGGGCACGGTGAAAATGTTTCTTGTTTAGATGTCCACAGGGTCATATAACCCATCTCACAGTCAGTCTGAGAAAGTGTCTGCTACAGCCTTTAATACCCATGCCTTTCAGTAACCGTGCCCCCCACTTTCTTCCtctagccccccacccccacccccagtgaccacAACCACTTTCTGCTTATGGACTTGCCTAGCCTGGACACTTCGATGAAATAAAAGCACCTGTTATATGGTAACCGGTGttccacacagaaaccctgtctcaaaaaacaaaaacaaaacaaaacaaaacaatttagaGCTAGCCAGCGTgtgccacacctttaatcccagcactcaggaagcagaggcaggcggatctctgtaagttagaggtcagcctggtctacaaaagtgaatccaggacagccaaggctaaatagggaaaccttgtctcaaaaaccaaaaccaaaaccaaaccaaaccaaaaccaaaaaacaaaagaaagacatttaaagcTATTGTTATTATGTTACATTATATTGTTACTATTAGTTGTGTGTTGCCAGGGCTTGGTATTGGAATTTTCCTCACCCGCTCTCCATCTTATTGTTTAagacagaggctagagagatggctgagatgTTAGGAGTatgtgctgttcttccagaggaccctagttccgctcccaacacccacatgggagctcacagccATTGGTAACTCCAGATCTGGGTGATCTAgcgccctctctggcctctacaggcactgcacacagagTGTACAGGCGCAGccgcaggcaaaacacacagactcataaaataaaaataaataaatattttgagacagggtctctcactaagctTGGCACTTGTCCAATCAGCTAGACTGCCTGGTCAGCAATCCCCAGAAGTTCTTATCTCTCGGcttctgcatccccagtgctaggattacaaatctgagccaccaggcccagcggttttttgttttttgtttttgctgggattaaaggcatgcgccaccacgcctggctctattaAGTACTTTTGACACATCAACAGTCATTATTCCATAGAGCCCACAGTtttctgggtgggggtggggtcatgAGGATATGGCACAAAAAGGGACCTGGAGTGCTGTGGTGTACCCTGTCTTGCCTCAGGCATCAAAAGCAGGAGAACATGGAGGGTGTGAGTAAGCGTGATGGCATGgaacttgggaggccgaggctggAGGCTGATGAGTTTGAATCCAGTCTGGCTACATACCATAAGCCTGTCTGCTACAGAGCCAAGCTGCTTGGTGCTAAGTCCTGATCCTGTCACTTCCTGGACATGGGACGacgacatcatcatcatcattatggtatgtgtgtgtgtacatatagctGTACACATCTATTCAGAAGCCAAAGTTGGTGTTGGCAATTTTCCTCAATCATACCCCACTCCAcacaccccccttttttttttcccgagacagggtttctctgtgtagccttgactgtcctagaactcactttgtagaccaggctagtctggaactcacagagatccacctgtctctgctgggattaaaggtgtgccccatcaccgcccagcttccaccttattattattattattattattttaagacaggctagagagatggttctcaTCTACTTCTGAGCCCAGGTGCCTCTCCTGCAAACCGCTAGCTGAACTTGGTGAGCAAGTACTCCACAGTGAGGGCCACTGAGCGACCCATCCCAGCCAGAGATGGATGAATGAGGTGCCAGGAGAGACAACTGTCCACATGGGCgcaaaggaagagggagaacatGGAGTCCGGGTGAGGGAGCATTTCCCTAGAGAGAAGGCTGTTTGTCGAGCTCCTGGGACAGGACGGAGCTTTGCCAGACACACCGGGGACATGGACTGTGCAAAGGCAGGAAGGGTGCAGCTGAGGGGTCTGGTGCAGGAGGACCAGGGACAGCTGAAGAAAGGTGACAGTAAAGGTAAGAGCTGAGATCCGAGGGGCTAAGAACTTGGTCACCCAGCTGTGGGTCCCAATCTCAACAGTCGTGATATTTGAGTTAGGAAACTCTTTCTACACTGTCAGGGGGTTTTAGCAATATCCTTGGCTTCTCCAGACTGGATGCCAACatcacacccccactcccatgtTGTAATAATCAGAAGTGTCTTCAGAACTTGCCAAAATGCCCTGCAAGAGACAAAAGCCACCCTCATTAAGAATCGCCGGTGGGTGTAACAAGAAAGCGACGGGGAAGGGACTTGAGGAGCGAAGGGAAGTCTGAGAGGCCGTGGCAGGGGGTCATGCCTAAGCAGAGTGCAGAGTTGGTCTCTACTAGCACGGGGTGACTCAGCAGTCAcgcagggagcagagacaggggcTCTCCAACCCTTTGAACTCTGACACCACCCTGCCAGTGCTACAGTTGTCGCTGCTTGATACAGGGAAAACCCAACACATCAAAGCTTGAATGACCATATGCTACACAACTGCCCAGGTTAGGGACCCGAGACCCAAGCTATTAAACAAAGCCTTCTGAGGCCCCAGACACtggcctctgctccctccccctccccaactgcCAGGCCTTTGGCAGTCTGGTGCCCATCAGGAGGCAGCCAGTCTTTTCTCTGACTTCCCTTAATCCTGCCAACTCCTGAGAAAAGGTTTAGTGGGGCTAAGTGACTGGCCTAGGCCAGACAGAACTGGCTGGAGCAGAGCCAGGATTTTCCTAGGTCTCCCAACGCCTCTGCATCTTCCTCCATTCCAGTTCCCAAGCACAAAGCTGCGGACCGCACCGAGCCTGCCAGGCCGTCCTGAGGCTCGGCTCACCTTCTGTGGGGGTGACAGAGGGCAGATGGCAGATATGGGTGCCTGGCTGAGGGGCTACCCATGTGAAggcttggaagccagaagaaataaCCTGCTTCCTGGTCCGCAGGTCCACACAACACCAAAATGGAGAAATTGATTGGTCCCCAAAGCAGCCTTGCACATAGAGAAGGTGTGATCCTGCTTGGCTCCAGATGGATTAGAAACCTGGCAAGAagctggagggaggcagagggtgagCAGCCCCTTGAGCTCACTATGGCCACCTATGCAGAAGCAGACTTGGGGAGGGGTGTGCCCAGCCAGCAGCAGCCAACTCTGACTCCCATATTGAAAGGGTGAACAGTGCCCATGTGATGTgcagctttaatcccagaatagggaggcagaggcagtcagatctctgaatacaaggccatcctggtccataTAGTGAGTTCCACACCAGCTAGGCCCAtgcagtgagaacctgtctcaaacaaactaaAGGCCACCCCTATATATAACCACCTGCTCCCTAACCCTTGTAGGGTTGAGGCCCAGAGCCTCCCCACACTTTAACAGATCTAGAGAGTTCCCCAGGATGCACAGTCAACTTCAGATCCTAAAGAGAAAGAGTTATGGATGGACTCGAAGGAGGGCTAAGGGCCTCACAACCACCCCCACAATCTTCTCATCCCAAGACTTCCTCGAAGCCAATCCTGGAAAGCTAGATGTAGGAGCCTAGCCTGGCCCCACCTGTAGAGGCATCTGGAGTCAGGCCCTGGCCTAACACCATGACGAGAATGTGGCCAGCACGCTGAACAGTGTGCCCGCAAGGCCAGTCAAAAAGGACCTTCAACCACGCCTGTTCCCACACAAGCAAGATATGAGTCTAGGATGGGGCAGGCATGAAGTTTGCACCACATAGACCCCCAACATAGATGCACCTAGTCAAAGctggactggggggggggggaaaggctcCCCTCCTCTTAGGCCCCAAGAAGACTGAGTTCTTTATAGAAAGAAACAGCTCCTAACAAGCCGAAGGTGGGCACAGTGTAAAGGCACAAGCGCCCATGCCTGCACAGGCAAGGGGTTCACACAGCACGGCCCGACTTCTCACAACTCTATCTCAGATGGGGAAGTCAAGGCTGGCAGGAAACCAGAGCTTACAGCTAGCAAAAGGAAAAGACCCAGGGTC
This window of the Acomys russatus chromosome 17, mAcoRus1.1, whole genome shotgun sequence genome carries:
- the Csnk1e gene encoding casein kinase I isoform X3, giving the protein MELRVGNKYRLGRKIGSGSFGDIYLGANIASGEEVAIKLECVKTKHPQLHIESKFYKMMQGGVGIPSIKWCGAEGDYNVMVMELLGPSLEDLFNFCSRKFSLKTVLLLADQMISRIEYIHSKNFIHRDVKPDNFLMGLGKKGNLVYIIDFGLAKKYRDARTHQHIPYRENKNLTGTARYASINTHLGIEQSRRDDLESLGYVLMYFNLGSLPWQGLKAATKRQKYERISEKKMSTPIEVLCKGYPSEFSTYLNFCRSLRFDDKPDYSYLRQLFRNLFHRQGFSYDYVFDWNMLKFGASSSQAQPRDNEALASPCPRPWPCAGPTYSPTYWCPAPLGTQGPPDRPVEEVEQLPPQRYWPMVWTPGPQF